The Thermovirga sp. genome includes a window with the following:
- a CDS encoding DUF2284 domain-containing protein, producing the protein MNEDTAAGVTGILEEAGFYDYRWVPPPDMIVSQWVRMKCMFGCPDYGRNASCPPHVPSV; encoded by the coding sequence ATGAATGAAGATACCGCCGCCGGGGTCACCGGGATACTTGAAGAGGCCGGATTTTACGATTACCGGTGGGTGCCGCCCCCGGATATGATCGTTTCCCAGTGGGTGAGGATGAAGTGCATGTTCGGGTGCCCCGACTACGGCAGGAATGCCTCCTGTCCTCCCCATGTGCCCTCCGTCC